A window from Schistocerca gregaria isolate iqSchGreg1 unplaced genomic scaffold, iqSchGreg1.2 ptg001131l, whole genome shotgun sequence encodes these proteins:
- the LOC126328524 gene encoding uncharacterized protein LOC126328524, with protein sequence MSLSVPNLETINLCDNINFDKDISSHSFEGGVLPMKFKLGIVKPLYQKEERKQPQNYRPVALTSVFGKLIEKIKLEILIDHHNWNNLIGDLQHGLRSGRSTKSATVQIVHCLIN encoded by the exons atgtcgctcagtgttcctaatttagaaactataaatttgtgtgataatattaactttgacaaggatatatcctctcatagtt ttgaaggaggtgttcttccgatgaaattcaaacttggtatagttaaacctttatatcaaaaagaggaaagaaaacaaccacagaactacagaccagttgccttaacctcagtctttggtaaattgattgaaaaaataaagctagaaatattaatcgaccaccataattggaataacttaataggagatttgcaacatggattgagaagtggtcggagcacgaaatctgc